A genomic window from Gossypium hirsutum isolate 1008001.06 chromosome D10, Gossypium_hirsutum_v2.1, whole genome shotgun sequence includes:
- the LOC107914458 gene encoding T-complex protein 1 subunit gamma translates to MHAPVLVLKDSLKRESGTKVHHANIQASKAVADIIRTTLGPRSMLKMLLDASGGIVVTNDGNAILRELDLAHPAAKSMIELSRTQDEEVGDGTTSVIVLAGEMLHVAEAFIEKNYHPTVICRAYNKALEDAIAVLDKIAMSIDVKDRATMLGLVKSCIGTKFTSQFGDLIADLAIDATQTVGVDLGQGLREVDIKKYIKVEKVPGGQLEDSKVLKGVMINKDVVAPGKMKRKIVNPRIILLDCPLEYKKGENQTNAELVKEEDWEVLLKMEEEYIESLCLQILKFKPDLVVTEKGLSDLACHYLSKAGVSAIRRVRKTDNNRIAKASGAVIVNRPDELQESDVGTGAGLFEVKKIGDEFFAFIVDCKDPKACTVLLRGASKDLLNEVERNLQDAMSVARNIIKNPKLVPGGGATELTVSATLKQKSSSVEGIEKWPYEAAALAFEAIPRTLAQNCGVNVIRTMTALQGKHANGENAWIGIDGNTGAIADMKERKIWDAYNVKAQTFKTAIEAACMLLRIDDIVSGIKKKQAPGAGQGPTKPKVETEADADGEQILPD, encoded by the exons ATGCACGCCCCGGTTCTCGTTCTAA AGGATTCGTTGAAACGGGAGTCTGGGACGAAGGTTCACCATGCTAACATCCAAGCCTCCAAG GCTGTTGCTGACATTATTCGAACAACATTGGGTCCTCGATCCATGTTGAAAATGCTCCTTGATGCTTCTGGAG GTATTGTTGTCACTAATGATGGAAATGCTATCCTACGCGAGTTAGATCTTGCACATCCAGCAGCAAAG TCAATGATTGAATTGAGCCGTACCCAAGATGAAGAAGTTGGAGATGGAACAACATCTGTCATTGTTCTTG CTGGTGAGATGCTTCATGTTGCAGAAGCCTTTATTGAGAAAAATTATCATCCTACGGTTATTTGTCGAG CATACAATAAGGCTTTGGAGGATGCTATTGCCGTGCTTGACAAGATTGCAATGTCTATTGATGTCAAAGACC GTGCCACAATGTTGGGACTTGTGAAGAGCTGTATAGGGACAAAGTTCACTAGCCAGTTTGGTGATCTGATTGCC GATTTGGCAATTGATGCAACTCAAACAGTCGGAGTTGACCTTGGGCAAGGGCTGCGAGAAGTTGATATTAAGAAGTACATTAAAGTAGAGAAAGTACCAGGTGGTCAGTTGGAAGATTCTAAGGTACTCAAGGGAGTGATGATCAATAAAGATGTAGTTGCGCCTGGCAAAATGAAGCGAAAGATTGTCAACCCACGTATTATTCTTCTTGACTGTCCCCTTGAGTATAAGAAAGGGGAGAACCAAACAAATGCCGAGTTGGTTAAGGAAGAAGATTGGGAAGTTCTTTTGAAAATGGAAGAAGAATACATTGAGAGCCTTTGCTTGCAGATTCTGAAATTCAAACCAGACTTGGTGGTTACAGAAAAAGGACTTAGTGACTTGGCATGCCATTATCTTAGCAAGGCTGGTGTCAGTGCAATTAGGAGGGTGAGAAAGACTGACAACAACAGAATTGCAAAGGCATCTGGAGCTGTTATTGTGAATCGTCCTGACGAATTGCAGGAATCCGATGTTGGTACTGGAGCTGGGCTATTTGAGGTTAAAAAAATCGGGGATGAGTTCTTTGCATTCATTGTTGATTGCAAAGATCCAAAAGCTTGTACGGTTCTCTTAAGGGGTGCTAGCAAGGATCTCCTGAACGAGGTTGAAAGAAATTTGCAG GATGCCATGTCTGTTGCTAGAAACATAATTAAGAATCCGAAACTTGTTCCCGGAGGTGGTGCTACAGAATTAACCGTTTCTGCCACCTTGAAGCAGAAGAGTTCATCTGTTGAAGGCATAGAAAAG TGGCCGTATGAAGCTGCTGCTCTTGCTTTTGAAGCCATACCACGTACTTTGGCACAAAATTGTGGAGTTAATGTGATTCGGACCATGACTGCTCTGCAAGGAAAG CATGCAAATGGTGAAAATGCATGGATTGGCATAGATGGCAACACTGGTGCCATTGCTGACATGAAGGAAAGAAAG ATTTGGGACGCATACAATGTGAAGGCGCAAACATTTAAGACAGCGATAGAAGCAGCATGCATGCTTCTACGAATTGATGACATTGTAAGTGGGATTAAGAAGAAGCAGGCTCCTGGAGCTGGCCAAGGTCCAACGAAACCCAAGGTCGAGACTGAAGCAGATGCGGATGGTGAGCAAATTCTTCCTGATTGA